The following proteins come from a genomic window of Alphaproteobacteria bacterium:
- the ruvA gene encoding Holliday junction branch migration protein RuvA: protein MFAYLRGKFLDRDDNGVILDVNGVGYSLFCSAKTQEKLGQLGQEATVYVETHVREDHIHLYGFHDKEEKRWFKLLTSVQGVGAKVGLSILSALTPAEIYKSILTQDKAMISRADGVGPKLAARVTNELKDKVQQFAISGISEADVQSFAPSAVTEGFFSSAYQDALSALVNLGYRRFDVEQILRQFAVESSADEKKDLQSLITRALQKLSSDKVRGGAA, encoded by the coding sequence ATGTTTGCCTATTTAAGAGGAAAGTTTTTAGACCGCGATGACAATGGCGTTATTCTGGATGTGAATGGCGTTGGTTATTCTCTCTTTTGTTCCGCTAAAACACAAGAAAAGCTTGGCCAGCTTGGTCAAGAAGCAACTGTCTATGTTGAAACGCATGTGCGCGAAGATCATATTCATCTCTATGGTTTTCATGATAAAGAAGAAAAGCGCTGGTTTAAATTGCTGACCTCCGTTCAAGGTGTGGGTGCAAAGGTTGGTCTTTCTATTTTGAGTGCTCTGACGCCAGCTGAAATTTATAAAAGTATTTTAACGCAAGATAAGGCGATGATCAGCCGAGCTGATGGTGTTGGGCCGAAACTTGCTGCGCGCGTGACCAATGAGTTGAAAGACAAAGTTCAGCAATTTGCAATCAGCGGTATTAGTGAGGCAGATGTTCAGTCTTTTGCGCCAAGTGCTGTGACTGAAGGATTTTTCTCAAGTGCTTATCAAGATGCTCTTTCTGCGCTTGTGAATTTGGGCTATCGCCGTTTTGATGTGGAGCAAATCTTGAGGCAATTTGCGGTTGAAAGCTCAGCAGATGAGAAGAAAGATCTACAATCTTTGATCACAAGAGCGCTTCAAAAGCTATCGTCTGATAAAGTAAGAGGAGGAGCTGCCTAA
- a CDS encoding leucine-rich repeat domain-containing protein — protein sequence MMNVQGISGLSDVVLPDDPMDLYELSQQRRTEAGDQVAIDALDLSERAAQPYDERGFFLNLPEVCLIHLMAYLIVPSFRNLSETSKESCQKLKAIFMPKDQWINNLTPLSIGKRFILESLERSQKELEERLQIFDQARIFTNDIMAAVEMSRGGIRQGLSYGVFEGSFYRFSLHLLSMIKAFEDYNRTAPQNKKLTLKGMFDHYAKDRQSILETVEKGADYVDQMSFSGIVVPLEFAKLQSLPKLWFLIANGPYLFQSLLFTFVHLKELNLEGEIYELLPDIKNLKQLEVLDVRDKLESLPSEIGELSSLRELYLMDNKSLATLPDSIIQLKLKVLDITASGIQFLNLSNQMCLWIKGIADFKGYTPVVRFSPRYPRDLDDI from the coding sequence ATGATGAATGTACAGGGCATTTCAGGCCTATCAGATGTGGTGCTGCCAGATGACCCCATGGATCTGTATGAGCTGTCTCAGCAAAGACGCACTGAGGCAGGAGATCAAGTTGCAATTGATGCACTGGATTTATCTGAAAGAGCCGCGCAGCCATACGATGAGCGTGGATTTTTTCTGAACTTGCCAGAGGTTTGCTTGATTCATTTGATGGCTTATTTGATCGTGCCAAGTTTTAGAAATCTTTCTGAAACATCAAAGGAGAGCTGTCAGAAATTGAAGGCAATTTTCATGCCGAAAGATCAATGGATTAATAACTTGACACCACTGAGTATTGGTAAGAGATTTATCTTGGAAAGTCTGGAGCGAAGTCAAAAGGAGCTAGAAGAGAGGCTCCAAATATTTGATCAGGCTCGAATTTTTACGAATGATATTATGGCTGCTGTAGAAATGTCCAGAGGTGGGATTAGGCAGGGTCTCTCTTATGGCGTTTTTGAGGGGAGTTTCTATCGCTTTTCTCTTCATTTGCTTTCAATGATAAAGGCATTTGAGGATTATAACCGAACAGCGCCACAGAATAAGAAGCTGACGCTTAAGGGGATGTTTGACCACTATGCTAAAGACAGACAATCGATTTTGGAAACTGTCGAGAAAGGGGCTGACTATGTCGATCAGATGAGCTTTAGTGGGATCGTTGTTCCGCTTGAATTTGCGAAACTTCAGAGCTTGCCAAAACTTTGGTTTCTCATAGCCAATGGACCATATCTATTTCAAAGCCTTCTTTTTACTTTTGTGCATCTGAAAGAATTGAATTTAGAAGGGGAGATTTACGAGCTGTTGCCTGACATCAAAAATCTAAAACAACTCGAAGTGCTTGATGTTAGAGATAAATTGGAATCATTGCCCTCTGAAATAGGCGAGCTTTCGAGTTTGAGAGAATTGTACTTAATGGATAATAAAAGTCTAGCCACATTACCTGACTCAATCATTCAATTGAAACTTAAGGTGCTTGATATTACGGCGTCGGGCATTCAATTTTTAAATCTCTCAAACCAAATGTGCCTGTGGATTAAAGGGATTGCAGATTTCAAAGGCTACACTCCTGTTGTTAGATTCTCGCCTCGTTATCCTCGAGATTTGGATGATATCTAG
- the ruvB gene encoding Holliday junction branch migration DNA helicase RuvB produces MVAGLNPFADLESDGERLSNPNVLSEDFAEGALRPQSLNDFTGQSHAKENLKIFIEAAKSRGESLDHVLLFGPPGLGKTTLANIISKEMNVGFRSTSGPVIARAGDLAALLTNLQPGDVLFIDEIHRLSPAVEEILYPAMEDFQLDLIIGEGPAARSVRIDLPRFTLIGATTRSGLITRPLRERFGIPLRMQFYTPEELQKIVQRAAQLLSMPLTADGALEIAKRSRGTPRVSGRLLRRVRDIASVMGQKTIGAQEADEALLRLEVDPRGFDAMDHRYLGFIADHFEGGPVGLETLAAAMAEQKDVLEEVIEPYLIQQGLLNRTPRGRVLTRIGFEYLGKTPPQSYAKSQLDLLGEDADEEAA; encoded by the coding sequence ATGGTTGCTGGTTTAAATCCATTTGCGGATCTTGAATCTGATGGGGAGCGCCTCTCTAATCCCAACGTGCTGAGTGAGGATTTTGCAGAAGGCGCCCTGAGGCCTCAGTCCTTAAATGATTTTACAGGACAAAGTCATGCGAAGGAAAATCTAAAAATTTTCATTGAGGCCGCAAAAAGCAGAGGTGAGAGTCTTGATCACGTTCTTCTTTTCGGTCCTCCGGGTCTTGGAAAAACAACACTTGCAAATATTATCAGTAAAGAAATGAACGTTGGGTTTCGCTCAACCTCAGGTCCTGTGATTGCAAGAGCAGGGGATCTAGCGGCTTTGCTCACGAATCTTCAACCAGGGGATGTTCTGTTTATTGATGAAATTCATCGTTTGAGTCCCGCAGTTGAGGAAATTCTCTATCCAGCAATGGAAGATTTTCAACTTGATTTGATCATCGGCGAAGGGCCAGCAGCGCGTTCTGTGCGCATCGACTTGCCAAGATTCACTTTGATTGGAGCAACGACGCGTTCTGGGCTCATCACAAGGCCCTTGCGGGAAAGATTCGGCATTCCGCTTCGTATGCAATTCTACACGCCTGAAGAGCTTCAAAAGATTGTGCAAAGAGCAGCACAACTGTTGTCAATGCCGCTCACTGCTGATGGCGCTTTAGAGATCGCTAAAAGATCGCGTGGAACGCCCCGCGTTTCTGGACGTTTGCTGAGACGCGTCCGTGATATTGCCTCAGTGATGGGTCAAAAGACGATTGGCGCTCAAGAGGCAGATGAGGCTTTGCTGAGACTTGAAGTGGATCCGCGTGGCTTTGATGCGATGGATCATCGCTATTTAGGTTTTATTGCAGATCATTTTGAAGGAGGCCCAGTTGGTCTTGAGACGCTCGCAGCTGCAATGGCAGAGCAGAAAGACGTTTTAGAAGAAGTGATTGAACCCTATTTGATTCAGCAAGGTCTTTTGAACCGGACGCCCCGTGGCCGGGTTTTGACGCGCATTGGGTTTGAATATCTGGGTAAAACCCCGCCTCAGAGTTATGCAAAGTCTCAATTGGATCTCTTGGGAGAAGATGCTGATGAAGAAGCTGCCTGA
- a CDS encoding GNAT family N-acetyltransferase, whose protein sequence is MMTHQAYFYDDLPRDTLYDILALRNRVFAVEQQCLFLDVDGYDKKAHHFCLFDQDVLIGYVRFFAPGIKDTASYFGRVAIHPDHRGKKLGHLLVAEVLKSMESLFGKVSIKIQAQAQLENFYQTHGFKTIAEPYIFEGIPHIDMLRGV, encoded by the coding sequence ATGATGACACATCAAGCCTATTTTTACGATGACTTACCAAGAGACACTTTGTATGATATTTTAGCACTCCGGAATCGCGTTTTTGCAGTTGAACAACAATGTCTATTTCTAGATGTGGATGGATATGACAAAAAAGCCCATCACTTTTGCTTGTTCGACCAAGATGTCTTAATTGGCTATGTTCGGTTTTTTGCACCAGGCATTAAAGATACAGCAAGTTATTTTGGCAGAGTTGCCATTCATCCGGATCATCGCGGGAAAAAACTTGGGCATCTGTTGGTGGCAGAAGTTTTAAAATCGATGGAGTCTTTGTTTGGAAAGGTTTCTATCAAAATTCAAGCCCAAGCTCAGCTTGAAAATTTTTATCAGACGCATGGGTTCAAGACAATTGCAGAGCCTTATATTTTTGAGGGGATTCCTCATATTGACATGCTACGCGGTGTGTGA